A single genomic interval of Pelagicoccus sp. SDUM812003 harbors:
- a CDS encoding Mrp/NBP35 family ATP-binding protein: MSLEKVKQALSTVKYPGFSRDIVSFGLVRSVEFEDGKAKVSIAVSTSDSSIPPAIRDGVETALKAVPEVTDAEVSVVMSGKKPAGPSAPQGASPEGGIPGVKHVIAVASGKGGVGKSTFAVNLACAFAEILKADGKTAGIMDCDIYGPSVPLMMGLSGRPYVEGESLIPMEGNGLKVMSMGFLVDEDTPVVWRGPMVMKTIQQFSQNVKWGEIEILVVDLPPGTGDAQLSLVQTIPLSGAVLVTTPQPAATQVAKRGARMLEKTNVKILGVAENMSYLEQPDGTRVNIFGEGGGQQTANDLKTDFLGQIPLDQSIREGGDAGKPIVVAEPDSKIAQSFKTIARDILSRI; this comes from the coding sequence GTGAGCCTCGAAAAAGTTAAGCAAGCCCTCAGTACCGTAAAGTATCCCGGATTCAGTAGAGATATCGTATCCTTCGGACTCGTGCGTTCGGTGGAGTTCGAAGATGGCAAGGCCAAGGTCTCCATCGCCGTGTCCACTTCCGATTCGTCCATCCCACCAGCGATCCGGGACGGCGTCGAAACCGCCCTCAAAGCAGTGCCGGAAGTCACCGACGCGGAGGTTTCGGTAGTCATGAGCGGCAAGAAGCCCGCGGGACCGAGCGCGCCCCAAGGGGCGTCTCCCGAAGGCGGCATTCCCGGCGTGAAGCACGTCATCGCAGTCGCTAGCGGCAAAGGTGGCGTGGGCAAGTCCACCTTCGCGGTCAATCTGGCCTGCGCCTTCGCCGAAATCCTCAAAGCGGACGGAAAGACGGCTGGCATCATGGACTGCGACATCTACGGCCCTTCCGTGCCCCTCATGATGGGGCTTTCCGGGCGTCCCTACGTGGAGGGCGAATCGCTGATCCCGATGGAGGGAAACGGCCTGAAGGTCATGTCGATGGGCTTTCTGGTGGACGAGGACACTCCGGTGGTTTGGCGGGGACCGATGGTGATGAAGACCATCCAGCAGTTTTCTCAGAACGTGAAGTGGGGCGAAATCGAAATCCTGGTAGTGGATCTCCCGCCCGGCACCGGCGATGCCCAGCTCTCCCTCGTGCAGACCATTCCTCTCAGCGGAGCGGTGCTCGTCACCACTCCTCAGCCAGCCGCCACCCAAGTCGCCAAGCGCGGCGCCCGCATGCTGGAAAAGACCAACGTCAAGATCCTTGGGGTCGCTGAAAACATGAGCTATCTGGAACAGCCCGATGGGACGCGGGTCAACATCTTCGGTGAAGGCGGTGGCCAGCAAACGGCGAACGATCTGAAAACCGATTTTCTGGGTCAAATTCCACTCGATCAATCGATTCGCGAAGGCGGCGACGCCGGCAAGCCGATCGTGGTCGCGGAACCGGACTCGAAGATCGCCCAAAGCTTCAAAACGATAGCTCGCGACATTCTGTCTCGCATATAG
- the rpmG gene encoding 50S ribosomal protein L33, whose translation MPREVITLECTEAKAEGKPVSRYLSSRNKKTVTERVEKKKYNPHLKRHTVHKEIK comes from the coding sequence ATGCCACGCGAAGTAATCACTCTCGAATGTACCGAAGCAAAGGCCGAAGGTAAGCCGGTTTCCCGCTACCTCTCGTCCCGCAACAAGAAAACCGTCACCGAGCGCGTTGAGAAGAAGAAGTACAATCCTCATCTGAAGCGCCACACGGTTCACAAGGAAATCAAGTAG
- a CDS encoding PTS sugar transporter subunit IIA codes for MRLDRYFSRRRTLDIESDNLEGSLKELLKVSTSRFKDLERKKLLPGLMRRENTMTTYLGNGVALPHLRVKMRRKYVFAIGRSKEGISYEGLKNQEKVHLVVLLLAGETANDYLNVLAAVARLVKDQAFVDMLLKSENLDTFYEQLTSAFGGILTAQPKARQSSLNRLMLRQAARVAKGARCGSIAVFGDTMLASPLELPPAFKEFKTVLISRRAKEGDAEDSKFDEMIQVRSFSEGRLSQLRSAFLVGLTRGVFKISDKICCVGGIPSTDQFDTLVVVDMKQEFSALLAERENFMPSDVSPEVLERVIGIAMELSVEGREGKPVGTLFVLGDTKKVETMTKPLVLNPFHGYKEEDRNILSPFMDETVKEFSSLDGAFVINGEGVLASAGSLIHTPEFDQELPSGLGARHAAAAAISLCSDCLAIVVSSSTGQVTVFRNGIALPLVERSLGRKAL; via the coding sequence ATGAGACTCGACCGATACTTTTCGCGTAGGCGAACGCTGGATATAGAGAGCGATAACTTAGAGGGTTCACTCAAGGAATTGCTCAAGGTGTCCACGTCTCGATTCAAGGACTTGGAGCGCAAGAAGCTGCTTCCCGGACTGATGCGTCGTGAGAACACCATGACGACTTATTTGGGCAACGGCGTGGCTTTGCCGCATTTGCGGGTGAAGATGCGCCGCAAGTATGTCTTCGCCATCGGCCGCTCCAAGGAGGGAATCAGCTACGAAGGCCTGAAGAATCAGGAGAAGGTGCACTTGGTGGTGCTGCTGCTCGCTGGCGAAACCGCGAACGACTACTTGAACGTGCTTGCCGCGGTGGCCCGTCTAGTGAAGGACCAGGCCTTCGTCGACATGCTGCTCAAGTCTGAAAATCTGGATACGTTCTACGAGCAGCTGACTTCCGCCTTCGGTGGCATCCTCACGGCCCAGCCGAAAGCTCGCCAAAGCTCGCTGAACCGCCTGATGCTCCGTCAAGCGGCTCGCGTGGCGAAAGGGGCGCGTTGCGGTTCCATCGCGGTCTTTGGAGACACCATGCTGGCCAGTCCCCTGGAATTGCCTCCGGCCTTCAAGGAATTTAAAACGGTGCTGATTTCTCGGCGAGCGAAAGAGGGAGACGCGGAGGATTCCAAATTCGACGAGATGATTCAGGTGCGTTCCTTCTCGGAAGGGCGACTTTCCCAGCTGCGATCCGCATTCCTGGTCGGTTTGACCCGCGGCGTATTCAAAATCAGTGACAAGATCTGCTGCGTCGGAGGCATCCCCAGCACCGATCAGTTTGATACGTTGGTAGTGGTGGACATGAAGCAGGAGTTTTCAGCGCTTCTTGCGGAGCGAGAGAACTTCATGCCGAGCGACGTTTCGCCTGAGGTCCTGGAGCGCGTCATCGGCATCGCCATGGAGCTTTCCGTGGAGGGTCGAGAAGGCAAGCCGGTGGGCACCTTGTTCGTGCTGGGCGATACCAAGAAGGTGGAGACGATGACCAAGCCGCTGGTCCTGAATCCGTTTCATGGGTACAAGGAGGAGGATCGAAACATTCTCAGCCCGTTCATGGACGAGACGGTGAAGGAGTTCTCCAGTCTGGACGGGGCCTTCGTCATCAACGGCGAGGGCGTGCTGGCCTCGGCGGGCAGCTTGATCCACACGCCGGAGTTCGATCAGGAGCTGCCGAGCGGACTTGGAGCCCGTCACGCTGCCGCTGCCGCGATTTCGCTTTGCTCCGACTGTCTGGCCATCGTGGTTTCCTCGAGCACCGGGCAGGTGACGGTCTTTCGAAACGGCATCGCTCTGCCGCTGGTCGAGCGTTCGCTGGGGCGCAAGGCTCTCTAG
- a CDS encoding NADH-quinone oxidoreductase subunit A — MTVSDFVPVLIQIALAAGLAGAILTGSWLFGQRGSKNAIKNYAYECGIKSDGKTSTRFSVKFYVTAMLFILFDIEVLFLIPWVLVYRDFVASSLPILGPILFFIGVLVVGLVYELKKGALEWEK; from the coding sequence ATGACCGTATCAGACTTCGTACCCGTATTGATTCAGATCGCCTTGGCTGCCGGGCTCGCTGGAGCCATTCTCACCGGCAGTTGGCTCTTCGGACAGCGCGGCTCCAAGAACGCGATCAAAAACTACGCCTACGAATGCGGCATCAAATCCGATGGCAAGACGAGCACGCGCTTCTCGGTCAAGTTCTACGTGACCGCCATGCTCTTTATCCTCTTCGACATCGAAGTTCTCTTTCTCATCCCCTGGGTGCTGGTTTACCGCGATTTCGTGGCGAGCAGCCTACCAATTCTTGGCCCAATCCTTTTCTTCATCGGCGTGCTGGTTGTCGGCCTCGTCTACGAGTTGAAGAAGGGCGCTTTGGAGTGGGAAAAATAG
- the rpsA gene encoding 30S ribosomal protein S1, whose protein sequence is MSSIMAELLAQTSFDKLKEGSIIKGTVTEIRQNEVVVDIGGKSEGLVPANEFVDLGDLQIGEEIEVFLEKLEDKEGNPLLSFDKAEQKKNWENIITKCEEGSIVQGRVKSKVKGGLIVGMGVDAFLPASHIDIQPPKNLDQYVGQTYDYKVLKINLERKNIVLSRRELIEEQRATKRRELLERVNPGDVVKGVVKNITDFGAFIDLDGMDGLLHITDMSWGRISHPSEMLKQGEEIDVMIIEINREKERVSLGLKQTKSNPWQDIESKYPIGAKVAGKVVNLVPYGAFIEIEEGVEGLVHVTEMSWTKRITKPSELLKVGDEVEAVVLGIQKDEEKISLGIRQLDPNPWDMVVHNYPVGAHVHGKVRNITTYGAFVELEEGIDGMVHVSDMSWTRKVNHPSEVLKKGDEIDAIVLDVDTNNQRISLGMKQLADDPWEDIDSRFRIGDVVSGKVSKITSFGAFVELEDHIDGLVHISQISEERVEKIKDVLDIGADVTARVIKIDREERRLGLSIKAANYDDSQLAQETATYENMKDGGDLMNLGDILDQAANK, encoded by the coding sequence ATGAGTTCAATAATGGCTGAACTTCTCGCCCAGACCTCCTTCGACAAGTTGAAGGAAGGATCGATCATCAAGGGCACTGTCACCGAAATCCGCCAGAACGAAGTCGTTGTCGACATCGGCGGTAAGTCCGAAGGCCTCGTACCTGCAAACGAATTCGTCGATCTCGGCGACCTGCAGATTGGCGAAGAAATCGAAGTCTTCCTCGAAAAGCTCGAGGACAAGGAAGGCAATCCGCTGCTTTCCTTCGACAAGGCTGAGCAAAAGAAGAATTGGGAGAACATCATCACCAAGTGTGAGGAAGGTTCCATCGTTCAGGGCCGCGTGAAGAGCAAGGTCAAGGGCGGTCTGATCGTAGGCATGGGCGTAGACGCCTTCTTGCCAGCGTCCCATATCGACATCCAGCCCCCGAAGAATCTCGACCAGTACGTCGGCCAAACCTACGACTACAAGGTTCTCAAGATCAATTTGGAGCGCAAGAACATCGTTCTTTCCCGCCGCGAGCTCATCGAAGAGCAGCGCGCCACCAAGCGTCGCGAGCTTCTCGAGCGCGTCAACCCCGGCGACGTCGTCAAGGGTGTGGTCAAGAACATCACCGACTTCGGCGCCTTCATCGACCTCGATGGCATGGACGGACTGCTCCATATCACCGACATGAGCTGGGGCCGCATTTCCCACCCGAGCGAAATGCTCAAGCAGGGTGAGGAGATCGACGTGATGATCATCGAGATCAACCGCGAGAAGGAACGCGTTTCCCTCGGTCTCAAGCAGACCAAGTCCAACCCATGGCAGGACATCGAGTCCAAGTACCCGATCGGAGCCAAGGTTGCCGGCAAGGTGGTCAACCTCGTTCCCTACGGCGCATTCATCGAAATCGAAGAAGGCGTGGAAGGTCTCGTGCACGTCACCGAAATGTCCTGGACCAAGCGCATCACCAAGCCGAGCGAACTGCTCAAGGTGGGCGACGAAGTCGAGGCGGTGGTTCTCGGCATCCAGAAGGACGAAGAGAAGATCTCTCTCGGCATTCGCCAGCTCGATCCGAACCCATGGGACATGGTCGTTCACAACTACCCAGTTGGGGCCCACGTGCATGGCAAGGTGCGCAACATCACCACCTACGGAGCCTTCGTCGAACTCGAAGAAGGCATCGATGGCATGGTTCACGTTTCCGACATGTCCTGGACCCGCAAGGTCAACCACCCGAGCGAAGTGCTCAAGAAGGGCGACGAGATCGATGCGATCGTTCTCGACGTGGATACCAACAACCAGCGCATCTCCCTCGGCATGAAGCAGCTCGCTGACGACCCATGGGAAGACATCGACAGCCGCTTCCGCATCGGCGACGTGGTTTCCGGCAAGGTCTCCAAGATCACTTCCTTCGGCGCTTTCGTCGAACTGGAAGACCACATCGACGGTCTGGTGCACATCAGCCAGATCAGCGAAGAACGCGTAGAGAAGATCAAGGACGTGCTGGACATCGGCGCCGACGTGACCGCTCGCGTGATCAAGATCGACCGCGAAGAGCGTCGTCTGGGCCTCTCCATCAAGGCGGCCAACTACGACGACAGCCAGCTGGCTCAGGAAACCGCTACCTACGAAAACATGAAGGACGGCGGCGACTTGATGAACCTGGGCGACATCCTCGACCAGGCAGCCAACAAGTAG
- the hisG gene encoding ATP phosphoribosyltransferase yields MFGLPKGSLEEPTISLFAKAGWNIRKGSRSYKPSIDDSELDGRFVRSQEISRYVDHGYFDCGLCGYDWVVENGSDVVEVCDLVYSRASNRPSYWVLAVPEASPIKTVKDLQGKRIATEVVNLTRKFLADHGVEAEVEFSWGATEVKVPDMVDAIVDLTETGNSLRANKLRIVETLLKTNTKLIANRKSWENPEKRAKIETIAMMLQAALSAADKVGLKLNAPKASLAKILEVLPSLRNPTVNDLSDEGWSAVEVVLSEKEVRDVIPQLKDLGAEGIIEYPLNKIVY; encoded by the coding sequence ATGTTCGGGCTTCCTAAGGGCAGTCTCGAAGAACCTACCATCAGCCTATTTGCGAAAGCGGGCTGGAATATTCGCAAGGGCTCGCGTTCCTACAAGCCGAGCATCGACGATTCCGAGCTGGATGGACGTTTCGTGCGTAGCCAGGAAATCAGCCGCTACGTGGATCATGGCTACTTCGACTGCGGGCTCTGTGGCTATGACTGGGTGGTGGAAAACGGCTCCGACGTGGTCGAGGTTTGCGATTTGGTTTACTCCCGCGCCTCCAATCGCCCTTCCTATTGGGTGCTGGCGGTTCCCGAAGCGTCTCCCATCAAGACTGTCAAGGACCTGCAGGGCAAACGCATCGCTACGGAGGTCGTGAACCTGACCCGCAAGTTCCTCGCCGATCATGGCGTGGAAGCCGAAGTCGAATTTTCCTGGGGCGCGACTGAAGTGAAGGTGCCGGATATGGTGGACGCCATCGTGGATCTCACCGAAACCGGCAACTCGCTGCGGGCCAATAAGCTGCGCATCGTGGAGACGCTTCTGAAAACCAATACCAAGCTCATCGCCAATCGCAAGAGCTGGGAGAATCCGGAGAAGCGGGCCAAGATCGAAACCATCGCCATGATGCTGCAGGCCGCTCTCAGCGCCGCGGACAAGGTCGGGCTCAAGCTCAACGCTCCCAAAGCCAGCTTAGCCAAGATCCTCGAAGTGCTGCCTTCGCTGCGCAACCCGACGGTCAACGATCTCAGCGACGAGGGCTGGTCGGCGGTCGAGGTGGTGCTCTCCGAGAAGGAAGTTCGCGACGTTATCCCGCAGCTCAAGGATCTGGGAGCGGAAGGCATCATCGAGTACCCGCTCAACAAGATCGTCTACTAG
- a CDS encoding response regulator transcription factor, translated as MPTKPKPLVLIVEDEVELANVISEHLEAAGMQTQICNRCALAMRFLKHNFANILLLDLTLPDQNGFAFLEDLKREDINIPTIFLTGNDSEISKVKGLELGADDYVTKPFSAPELVARIHAVLRRAEVAHDFNVTKNVRLTDAPFEFNTASVNPTSMEITFPDGEVINIGRKEIGILSYLHENPDTIITRKNLIHSVWGIHADIRSRSLDQYIVKIRDLFKRKGAPLDNLKTIHGIGYQYEPLVRSSEAG; from the coding sequence ATGCCCACAAAACCCAAACCTTTGGTATTGATCGTTGAGGACGAAGTCGAACTCGCCAACGTCATTTCGGAACACCTCGAAGCAGCTGGCATGCAGACGCAGATTTGCAACCGCTGCGCCCTCGCGATGCGCTTCCTCAAGCACAACTTCGCGAACATCCTTCTGCTCGACCTCACCCTGCCAGATCAAAACGGGTTCGCCTTCCTGGAGGATCTCAAGCGCGAGGACATCAACATACCGACCATCTTCCTCACTGGCAACGACTCGGAGATCTCCAAGGTGAAAGGGCTCGAACTGGGGGCGGACGACTATGTGACTAAGCCCTTCAGCGCCCCGGAGCTGGTGGCTCGCATCCACGCCGTGCTACGGCGCGCGGAAGTGGCCCACGACTTCAACGTCACCAAGAACGTGCGCCTCACCGACGCGCCATTCGAATTCAACACCGCTTCGGTCAATCCGACCTCCATGGAAATCACCTTCCCGGACGGCGAGGTGATCAACATCGGCCGCAAGGAAATCGGCATCCTCTCCTATCTGCACGAGAATCCGGACACCATCATCACGCGCAAGAACCTCATCCACTCGGTATGGGGCATTCACGCCGACATCCGCAGCCGCTCTCTCGACCAGTACATCGTGAAAATACGCGACCTCTTCAAACGCAAAGGCGCCCCGCTGGACAATTTGAAAACCATCCACGGCATCGGCTACCAGTACGAGCCGCTGGTGCGCTCCTCGGAAGCCGGCTGA
- a CDS encoding ATP-dependent Clp protease proteolytic subunit, producing the protein MAIVSNTTRFLTRILAFALLSAGSWSLWAQEELEPIEVSADEVGVAEPEDSESIEAEETFEAPEVEEELSEEELLDQELKRLRRERDLLSIRNSIRSEELKQELAELREEKERLSLENSLFKARTQADLLEHQATIDRMSAEIDAINKGMALANAQSQAELQETLAETRRREQELAAEAALAQKEASIEMERLRLAETQLKLRRTELETQFAELQARISIRDKEEEVRDLVDVSQQIYAEEPYRDGVLQISDRRIALNGPIGVYLSSYVSERINFYNNQSTEYPIFIVIDSSPGGSVWAGYRILEAMDASEAPVYVVVKSYAASMAAIITTLAEKSFAYPNAIILHHELSWYGVSGNLSRQSEYQEDAKEWWRRLATPVAAKMGVTLQEFRALMYEKSSAGDWQEFADVAKEYGWVDEIVDKIWETSIDRNPDRYGKQFWASAEQEVLKDEKGRSYVELPRLEPYDFYFIYNPDGYYRIPQ; encoded by the coding sequence ATGGCTATCGTTTCGAACACTACTCGTTTTCTCACTCGCATTCTTGCGTTCGCTTTGCTGAGCGCAGGCTCGTGGAGCCTTTGGGCCCAGGAGGAGCTGGAACCGATCGAAGTCAGCGCCGACGAGGTGGGGGTCGCTGAGCCGGAGGATTCCGAGTCGATCGAAGCGGAGGAGACGTTCGAGGCGCCGGAGGTCGAAGAGGAACTGTCGGAAGAGGAGCTGCTGGATCAGGAATTGAAGCGTTTGCGTCGCGAGCGCGATCTGCTGTCGATTCGGAACTCGATTCGTTCCGAGGAGCTGAAGCAGGAGCTCGCCGAGCTGCGCGAGGAGAAGGAGAGGCTGTCGCTGGAAAACTCCCTTTTCAAGGCCCGCACGCAAGCGGATCTGCTGGAGCATCAAGCGACAATCGACCGGATGTCGGCAGAGATCGACGCCATCAACAAAGGCATGGCTCTGGCGAACGCCCAATCGCAGGCTGAGTTGCAGGAGACCTTGGCCGAGACGCGCCGGCGAGAGCAGGAACTAGCGGCGGAGGCGGCTCTCGCTCAGAAGGAGGCCAGCATCGAAATGGAGCGGCTGCGTCTCGCGGAAACGCAGCTCAAGCTGCGTCGCACCGAGCTGGAAACGCAGTTCGCGGAGCTTCAGGCGAGGATCTCCATCCGAGACAAGGAAGAGGAGGTGCGCGACTTGGTGGATGTCAGTCAGCAGATCTACGCGGAAGAGCCGTACCGTGACGGCGTTCTGCAAATCAGCGACCGGCGCATCGCCCTCAACGGTCCGATCGGGGTCTACCTTTCCAGCTACGTTTCGGAGCGCATCAATTTCTACAACAACCAGAGCACTGAGTACCCGATCTTCATCGTGATCGATTCGTCGCCGGGAGGATCGGTCTGGGCTGGCTACCGGATTCTGGAGGCGATGGATGCCAGCGAGGCTCCCGTTTACGTGGTGGTGAAGTCCTACGCGGCCAGCATGGCGGCGATCATCACCACTTTGGCGGAAAAGTCCTTCGCCTACCCGAACGCCATCATTCTCCATCACGAGCTCAGCTGGTACGGGGTTTCGGGAAACCTCTCGCGGCAGAGCGAGTATCAGGAGGACGCCAAGGAGTGGTGGCGCCGCCTGGCGACGCCGGTTGCGGCCAAGATGGGCGTGACGCTGCAGGAATTTCGGGCGCTGATGTACGAGAAGAGCAGCGCCGGCGATTGGCAGGAGTTCGCGGACGTGGCCAAGGAGTATGGCTGGGTGGACGAGATCGTGGACAAGATCTGGGAAACGTCGATCGATCGAAATCCCGATCGCTACGGGAAGCAGTTTTGGGCCAGCGCCGAGCAGGAGGTGCTCAAGGATGAAAAGGGCAGGTCCTACGTGGAGCTGCCGCGGCTGGAGCCCTACGATTTCTATTTCATCTACAACCCTGACGGCTACTACCGCATCCCTCAGTAG
- the hemF gene encoding oxygen-dependent coproporphyrinogen oxidase — MQIEKLERAKAFLQAYQKDLCLRLSEFEPEGNTFVADPWTRAEGGGGISRVLEEGSVFEKAGVNFSHVMGSNLPPSATASRPQLAGRSFHATGVSIVIHPRNPYVPTSHANVRLFIAPATEADQEDIWWIGGGFDLTPYYGFEEDCVSWHAQAKAACDPFGNDLYPKFKIWCDEYFFLKHRNEPRGIGGIFFDDFDQGGFENAFGLMQSVAKSYADAYCEIAQRRKDTPYTQRERDFQLYRRGRYVEFNLVWDRGTHFGLQSNGRTESILMSLPPLVTWKYDYQPEPGTPEAELYDRFLKPADWLGLE, encoded by the coding sequence GTGCAAATCGAGAAACTCGAGCGAGCCAAAGCCTTCCTGCAAGCCTACCAAAAAGACCTCTGCCTGCGCCTATCGGAGTTCGAGCCCGAAGGAAATACCTTCGTAGCGGACCCATGGACCCGAGCCGAAGGAGGTGGAGGCATTTCACGCGTGCTCGAAGAGGGTTCCGTCTTCGAAAAGGCAGGTGTCAACTTCTCTCATGTGATGGGCTCCAATCTCCCGCCATCCGCCACCGCAAGCCGACCCCAGCTCGCCGGCCGGTCCTTTCACGCCACCGGAGTCTCCATCGTCATCCACCCACGCAATCCCTACGTCCCGACCTCCCACGCCAACGTTCGCCTCTTCATCGCCCCCGCCACCGAAGCGGACCAGGAAGACATCTGGTGGATCGGCGGCGGCTTCGACCTGACACCCTACTACGGATTCGAAGAAGACTGCGTCAGCTGGCACGCTCAGGCCAAAGCCGCTTGCGACCCTTTTGGAAACGACCTGTATCCAAAGTTCAAGATCTGGTGCGACGAGTACTTCTTCCTCAAGCATCGCAATGAACCGCGAGGCATCGGCGGCATCTTCTTCGATGATTTCGACCAAGGCGGCTTCGAAAACGCCTTCGGGCTCATGCAAAGCGTCGCGAAAAGCTACGCGGACGCCTATTGCGAAATCGCCCAACGGCGCAAGGACACACCGTACACGCAGCGCGAGCGGGATTTTCAGCTGTATCGACGCGGCCGATACGTCGAGTTCAATCTCGTCTGGGACCGCGGCACTCATTTCGGTCTGCAGAGCAACGGCCGCACCGAGTCCATCCTCATGTCCCTCCCTCCGCTCGTCACCTGGAAATACGACTACCAACCAGAGCCCGGCACGCCCGAAGCCGAACTCTACGACAGGTTTCTCAAACCCGCCGACTGGCTCGGTCTGGAGTGA
- the hemE gene encoding uroporphyrinogen decarboxylase: MTSKQRFLAALNCQPLDRPPIWVMRQAGRYLPEYRALKEKYSFLELAQTPELALEVTMQPLRRFPLDAAILFSDILVIPEAMGQGYHFRDQGGIGMDYTLDSASQIEQLTTDTVTEKLDYVAQALRLIAAELDSSKMLLGFGGSPWTLATYMVEGGSSKNFDKIKALYYEDRATYERLLEKISDALIAYFKMQHAAGADAIQIFDSWGGILSGEDYEDASLKWIRKIIDAVKDDVSIILYAKGTTPHLKRQAACGPKAVAVDWTVPIEEAAAQIPANIAIQGNLDPVLLNTTPSIVQDRASRILSAMKNRPGHIFNLGHGILPTAKIENMEALCHTITTWKA, translated from the coding sequence ATGACTTCCAAACAACGCTTCCTTGCAGCCCTGAACTGCCAGCCCCTGGACCGCCCTCCCATCTGGGTGATGCGACAAGCCGGCCGCTACCTTCCCGAGTACCGAGCCCTCAAGGAGAAATACTCCTTTCTTGAGCTAGCCCAAACCCCGGAGCTGGCCCTGGAGGTGACCATGCAGCCTCTGCGTCGCTTTCCGCTCGATGCAGCCATCCTCTTTTCCGACATTCTCGTCATACCGGAAGCCATGGGCCAAGGCTACCACTTCCGCGACCAAGGCGGAATCGGCATGGACTACACCTTGGACTCGGCTTCGCAGATCGAGCAGCTGACGACTGACACCGTAACGGAAAAACTGGACTACGTGGCCCAAGCCCTTCGTCTCATAGCGGCGGAGCTCGACAGCTCGAAGATGCTGCTGGGCTTCGGTGGTTCCCCTTGGACGCTCGCTACCTACATGGTGGAGGGCGGCAGCTCGAAGAATTTCGACAAGATAAAGGCCTTGTACTACGAAGATCGAGCGACCTACGAGCGATTGCTGGAAAAGATCAGCGACGCATTGATCGCCTACTTCAAGATGCAACACGCCGCAGGCGCCGACGCCATCCAGATCTTCGACTCCTGGGGCGGCATTCTTTCCGGAGAAGACTACGAGGACGCATCATTGAAATGGATACGCAAGATCATCGACGCCGTGAAGGATGACGTATCCATAATTCTATACGCGAAGGGCACCACGCCGCACTTGAAGCGACAAGCGGCCTGCGGGCCGAAGGCCGTTGCCGTGGATTGGACCGTGCCCATCGAAGAAGCAGCCGCCCAGATCCCCGCAAACATCGCTATTCAAGGAAACCTCGACCCGGTCCTGCTAAACACCACGCCCTCGATCGTGCAAGATCGGGCTTCCCGAATCCTCTCCGCCATGAAGAATCGCCCGGGCCATATCTTCAACCTCGGTCATGGTATCCTTCCCACGGCAAAGATCGAAAACATGGAAGCCCTCTGCCACACCATCACCACCTGGAAGGCCTAG